In the Myxocyprinus asiaticus isolate MX2 ecotype Aquarium Trade chromosome 31, UBuf_Myxa_2, whole genome shotgun sequence genome, GGAAGTTTGCATGACATGCCACTTTCCTATTCGGCTCTCTTTCATCCTTTGTTTTTGTCGGCACCTATACATGCAAGGAACCTCTGTCAAATAGCAATGCTGTCCAAATTACCAAACAAGTTCTGCatatctaataaaataataaaaatgcattagttCACAGCAATGCACTAGGCTGCTGTTTACTTTCACTGTATTATGGTTTCGGAACTGTATCTGTAAATGGAAGAGGAAAAATAATTATATGTTCTTTGTCAGTAttgatccttgcactaaactgtaCACTAACCTGATCACATTTTAGCAATCATAACAAATAAATATCAGTTGGAAATGTCCTTGTTTCCAATGGTTGGCCttgtttttactgattaatttTCCATATACAACCTCTACCACAACATCTGCCAATTTCATTCCTTTTTCAAAGTGTTTTGCATCAAACTATACTTCATTTGCTCTTGTACATGTGTATTAGTTCCAACGATAATAAAGTGAACCTTAAACCTTGTTTTCTATTTTAGCTGTTTTAATCTTCAACCTCTTCTTTTGGTTCCATGACTCACTTTGATATGAAGTCAAAGTTgatcatttctgcaccactagcggcaACAAACCAAATAGAAAAAATAATGATAGTTTCCAAAAAAGTTTCCCAAACATTCTATCCGCCATTCCCCCCATCCCTATTCAGCACTGTTTGATAAAACAGATAGCCTTgaaccaaactcacaccattggttgagccagaagttgaaaTGTCAGGcccctcaaacaaacagagcaatgttttgaaagtaacGCAGAGCCACTTTTTGGAAACTCAACCTACagtacgaatggcttacttatgaacatgatcatacaggaagtcggcatgttgcttctgaatgttccagtacccagAAATCAGGCCCATTATGCCGAGTCACTGACAAGCTGTATCTCCCAGAAGACGTTTTTGCATTGTTCCAGTGTGTTCACCTTCTCCTGTGAGGCGCATTGTGTCAGCAGCGCGGGACACCCGGGTTCTCCTCCAGTTATGAAACCAGGAAGTGATCATGTTTGAATAAACAGCGAGGAGTGCGATTCAAAGGTTCTATTTTTTCTctaagaatacatttttactccactgatggttaggattGGGGTCTGGCTTTGAGGGTAgaattattaaaatatgcattcctctttacttgcattacataatttacagctaaaaacatctCGCTTTGCAATTCaattttggtgcccctctgtggacatttcacctggaacaTGTAGCTCACTAGTGCCCTTATGTTCAgaaccacacatacacactaaaaGACACAGACAATCAGTGTGATTCATTCAAGGTGTTTAATTCAGTCATCATACACAATCCACAAGTCAGAAACATATAGAAAGCAAAACCTTAAAATAAGGTCAGTTGGATACAAAATAGAAATCTGTGTTCCAAACAACAGATTTCCTTTTGGAAATTAGAAACAAGTAAGAATCGGCCATTTGGAATAAATTCAGCAAAGACTATGAAAGAGATCATAACAGGCTACAAGAAATGGTGGTGTTTGTAGACTTGACAATTGTTGTACAGCTGTCAGTAAAATCTATATACCTATGATTTTGCATTTTAGCAGCACCCTTTCAGGAGTGTCACATTTTACACACTGCTCATTGAGTTGAACAAATTTGTGCGTTGACCTTTACGTATCatgtctacacacacacaaaaaaaaaaaaaaaaaaaaaaaaagagaaaaaaaagaaagtctgaTTAAAAGATGATAAATTAATAAATCCTATTTAGTGCACACAATCtagcacattttaattacagtaGATAATGTTATCAGACCGTTGATATCATGATGGATTAAAAGGTTGCAGATTGCcctcataaatatgcataatCTCTAGAGGACGTGGCTGCAACATCCCACCTCCGGTAGCGGGGTTACCCTGTATAACCTTACAGTGATATTTTAGATAGGATGTCGCAGTAATGCAGTGGAATGTCTAACTACTAAATGTGTCTTTTAAATTGATATTTGGCTTTCTTGATTGCTTGAAAGCTGTTGTGTTGTAGCCATAGTATAAGAAAAGTTGATATTCTTGAGGACTAGGTAAGAAGAACTTTGAGGGGACCCTTCGCTAAGCTTCACCTTAAAAAAGCATTAtaatatacattacatttttaccactttatgaggacattttacTGAAAATTATGCTGTTCACAAAAATGTCCAATTCAGTCCTACAGGACATTCTGTAAAGCTTGTCTGAACAAGTGACGCagagggggcggagcttagcgaagggtcaattataTCAGGTAActtaaaggtgaactcagtaatCTTTTGAATTTGtcttcttggacttacactgacacctaatggtgtggatgcagcatcatttaaactcTATAGTTTTCGgattcagatgccattgtagaaatgttgtattcacagtcagcaatgaatactttaatcagtgagtgaaagtgtccaaaaacagggcggttactgagattaagtgagtagtattaggctggtcatgtgatccaaacatggccgcccccatgtgcggaccctctccatgtagaatacaaCAGCTTTTAAGGTTACTGATAgggctggagtcttcatctcatttgagtcatcatgattttatacatatatttcaaaattactattcatttctttaaaagtaaaactttttaaatgaggaaaaaaattactgagtgcaactttaataaaaacataattttttttaagcagtCACTAGTCTGTGATGTTTCATATGGCTAACTGAATAAGTATTACACACTGTTATATACTGAAATGTTGCTTGCAGTTCTTTTGTAATAGTGGTTAGCACAACATGCCCTGATTCAAGGAGCTCTAAGATAGCCCTGATTTCGCAtgttactttctctctctctctgtgtgtgtgtgtataaaagttGGTTTTTAGGATTGGGTCTTTGCACAGCTCCTGAGTTATAGCCGCTTGTGTTGATGTTATTTGCTCTGCGATGGTGCAGGTACGGGGAATGGATGGCTCGCTTGCCCTTTTGCCTTTGCCAAACGCTAATCCTGTGTTTATATGGCAGTGTAAGCAGCTGCGAGTGATTAGGAGTGGCGACTCGTCTTATTCCTGGGAGATTAGTGCGGCTTGTGCGACGGGTGACAAACACCCCTGGCAACACACGTGGAGTAGTAATTGGTTGACGTTCACCTTTAAATCTGGTCCCAGACCAGTTTTGTTCTAAGTAAAACTAATATTTGAAAAGGGAAAGCTGTGTCTAAAGAACAGTGtagccaaaaaggaaaattctgtcactttatgatgttctttcttcggtggaacacaaaaggtttaTTTTTGTAGTTAAAAATTCACCATTTGTGTCTCATGGAAGGGTATGTCGTCGCTTAAAGGACAGGGAGgtatatattttctaaaatattttccGTTTTCTTACAAAAAGTTTAATTTTGGGCTCCCTTGCAAAAGTTTCATgctattattagggctgtcaatttactgcgttaattcagtgcgattaattatataaaaaatatcgcgtaaaaattaaattaattttattaaaattaatttaatttaaattaattcaagcttgaagtaccccctgttttctccagggggcggtaagcgaaactccagctgtataggcagcaCGCagtttatacagagaacaaaccaaccttttagcagacagcacaacacaaggatacattcttgcattcaaaatgcAGCTTTGTGGAGGGCAAttccgaacgcagggatctcaagatgcatttttctAAGTAtttaactatgtttaacttgacacagcgaccacatatatatatattacttgtaattatttaaacataattatttaatcgttttactacagaaaccatacagtagttcaactatggtatttgtagtaaaaccatagtaacaactaaattatgttccctcacagtagctttatgtttttaaatgttgtgctttgttattttatctattttacattttactacagtaaaatttataatatatataatatatgtgatATTATCCTTctggcaaaacaaaaaacaaaaacatggttgatacagttttactatataccatggttaatttgtggtacatgtacAGTACCATgacttttaaaaccatggttcctACCAGATACTATAGTAGGTTACCATAAACCATAGTACATTTTCGTAAAGGATGGATAAAgctgcaagggaacgcaaaactatttcagaaaataaattcccttcctGACCTCTAAGTGGTTCCATAAAAGAGAGGTAATATTGGTTCGgacaaacatgagggtgagtaaatgatgacagaattttcatttatgaactattcctttccaGTACAAGGCTTCATTGCACAGTTTGGCCATATAACCATGTCCGTGAAGCAAAGGAGATTAAAAATGAATCTGATTTAGCCCTCTGTACTGAAACGAGGGATTGTTCTCAGGCCAGAGCTTTAGAGGAGAACCTAGGTTGGCATTGGACAGGTGTGGCTGGGACACGGGCTGTGGTGACTGGGTGCCGTGATTTCTGGCAGACACTCAGAGTGCATCCTGGGACATGTGACGATCATTCAAAAGGGATTAAAGTGTGATTAGAATGATTCTTTTGCCTGAACTAACAGGGCATGAACTTCACTCTGTTCTATTCATTACTTAATAAGTATATCTGGGTAACATGATTGCTGTCAAAATCCTTTTTTGGCACTGCCAAGAGAGACAAGACTAGGGTACGTTCTGATTTTCTGGTAGCATATGGATCATGAAACTATGTATATTTAATTCCCTGAAACACAGGTATCATATAATAAGAAAATTTTTCATAATAGTCTAGAAAATGTGGGCAGATTTTGCAAAGATACTATACATTGAATAAAAATTGTACTAGAAATACTAAAAACAATGCCATTTGAAAGGATGATTTTTACTAAATCATCACCTGAGACCATTTTTGCAGGTGCAATGGTCCACTATTAGCCTGggtgtttaattgtcattatgACTTTCATAATATCAGCAGAAAATATTGTCTCGTATTTGATACGTTGATCAGTGGCAGTTGAGAAAGCTCATACTGTCAGTTAAACACTCAGATTTGATTACTTACAAATTAATTTTCTCCAAATTTTacagaaaatgataaaaaaaaaaaaaaaaaaaaaaaaaatttcataggAGAAACGTTTATTTCCTAGAAAATTGTCTGGCAGTGATCAGGGTGTGTATACAAGTAGGCTTAAAATAGTTCCCTTTATCAAACGTCTGTGCGGATCATCAAGTGTTGCATATGTTTCCGCAAGATTGCAGTTTCCCTAGTAAGTTAggatatttaaaaaatctttgaCAGTTTTTCGATGTAATTTTGGCCCACTAAAGGCTGAAAAATTTACGTTTTCCACTTTACCCGGTTTTCCATTTATGAAGAGTTAACAAATCCCATTAACTTACTTTTCctgcttttctgtttcataaaaagaaaagtaaaacaaaacaaaaaacatgctttTCCATATCAATTACACATGCATTTACCATAATTAAACTGCTCATTCTCTGAAACCCAGCTAGTTATGAAGTTGCATATTACAGTACTTTGGCCAGAAAAGCCACATTTTCAGCCTCCCATGcgatttcaatgaaaaaaacaaaacaaattctgcTCTCAAATACCCCTGTTACCATCATATTACAACACTGTATAAAAAGACTGACACATAAAACATAATTCacgctctaaaataaataaaaagaagaaacattTTGCATAAAATCCCATGTAGTTCTTTTTTGTCTACTATTTAAACTAtgatatagatttttttaaatagactgaGGAGAAGAGTGGATTAATGCAAGCACATGAAGAACATCTCACTTGGGGAAGCAATATCCTTAATCTCTGAACTGCACTTGACAAAAAAAATCATCTGTTTGTAAAAGATGCCCTTTTATGCTGCATAGTTACAGAGGTTATATGATTTTGGTAGAATCACTTTTTTCATAGACAGGCATAAAATAAGTGGAATTCAAAAACAGGAGAAGCTACAGTGAGAGCGAGAGATAAATACAGCATGTGATTGGTCCCGAGACTTGTCCCTATTACCCCACATTTTGATGGCTATAGTCCTAACAtataatttatactgtatgttaaaggtgataaataaaataaactttcgTCTCTAATGGCCAATGGCAGGTGAATTGATATAATTTACTGTCCATTAAacagtattttgcattatttatgtattttccaaaaaaatatttatgtcccTGTGACAATGCaaatatttagctattttttccTTGCATATTGTGTCATTCACCACATAATATATGAGATGAGCCAGTCTCCATTTCTTtaacaaaacattacattttgttcctcatattttcTTCTATGACTTTGAATCGCTAATGTCACTTACGTCAGCTAGGGTCAGATTATGGTCAGATAATTGCAGTATTTttgcagttcctaataaagttacccACCAACTGGTTTTTATAGACTTGCCAAGTCCAATTTACACTTGCATTTGCTGCTTgccgagtgttaattttggaccttgGGTGAAGATGGGAATCCAGAAACTTGTATAGAGGTGTTCAGGTGGTTTTACAGTTCATTTACTAATTGTTTTCATTTGcaataaaacaaatgcaaaatgcaTGGGAGGCCTCATAAATATGACCCATTTTTATCTATCATAAGGCCCAGACATTCCTATTTAGATGTGAATGACAATATCCTTCCTTAAACTGACTTCTGGTTTGATTCAGAATTGCTGCTAAACTGCAGTTCATGTCAAACTAAAcctaaacaaacatgcaaatgtCTTTGCGGCAAATTCACTAAACGGTTGCGCCACATTTGCTTGAGGATTTGcagtgcaaaaacctgcgtcttattcactaaccatccGCAATTTAGTTAGGAAGgcacaatcagtgctgaaattgcactgcatcttgagaatttaagtcattgtcattcctttccatgcaaacatGCCTCTTTCTATGTAGGGCTGGGAAATATGGctaaaaaattatatcttgatatttttcagcctattgatgatatatatctcgataattaggtatttgctctgaaatggctcaaaagctattttttttttaaaccttttgaAGTggaataattacatatttttacatattaCAATAATTagccatttttatgttattttgattaattgtgcagccttgaAGGATAATGAAATTAGTCAGCTCatgctctttatgaaactaaatggcatttctatgtaaattataataggcttattatagattgcacTTTATTCACATAAAATGCCTGCCGCAATTTAGATTGCGCTATTACCGCCAAATGAAATCAGGcggtaaaataatttttatttaaaagatatgttagtgtacattttctatcgttGGTTAAACTAGATTGCAGGTGATTAGtgaataaagttttttttgcgCCGAAATACCAAGTGTAAAAGTGGCGCAActttttagtgaattcacccagTTGTGTTGCTGGGCCTCTAAATTTTCTTTCCCACGTTTCCCCTCTCTGTATCTCTATATATTCTCTTACTGCATTTTCAGGTTCTGCGGTATGTCAGCGAGCCTGTCAGCATTAGTTGTGCTGTGTTCTGTCCATGCTTTTGTTTTATGTGCACGTGCAGAGTGGAGTCAGGGCAGTTTAGGCACAAGAACTTTGTTAAGTGGGTCTCAGCTAATAAGCTAGGGCTAATATTGTCAGAATGAACAActcactgctgtgtgtgtatttgtgagaaAAGTTACACACTGCTTTATCCCACACTGTGTAAACAAAGGCACACAGGGGatcacagcaacataaacacatgTATACAACCCTATACACCTGTCATAGGTCTAATTTAGGGTGGACTAATCCGAAAGGCTCACTTTCTAACCGCTAAAGTCCTTCCCAGAGTGAGTTCCTTCTGTTATCCACACTTCCCATCTCAAAAAGTGCAacacatacatatttttttctaaataacttCTTTTATCATAAAGGCATGCCGATAAACACGTGACGAGAAGAAAAAAGCTAATTAAAATAGAATTGTTCCTTTTTCCCTAAACGCACGCTGAACATCACATTTCATTCACTCAACAGGTAGAGCTTTGTAAACATGCCTTtttaaaaatacctaaaaatACAGCAACCTCATGTTTTGATAATAAATTCAATGTCATCTCATACGAAACATCTTAAACAATCTTGATACATGAAAATTCTCTTCAATCTTTTCCCTGTAAAGATAAATAATCTAactttgtaataattttttaacTATGTTTCAACAACAATCTGAAACAAATAAGTCATTTAAATGGATGGCACCAACCTTTCGAAAGACATGTAATCGTAAAATGAACAAAAAGGAATATGGGATCTGGATATTCTTTCAACTTTGGTCGCaaacatacatataaacacaATCATGCACCACAAGAGGGAGGAATGCTCGACTggaacacgtagcagtggaggtCTTTGTGGATGGGCACACTTTGTGCGGAGGACCAGTTATAGTCTTTTGTGTCATCTCAAAGTCTATGATAACCAGagagagattatatatatatatatatatatatatatatatatatatatatatatatatatatatatatatcctaatgTTTGTTCAATCATGTGTCAAAGTGAAGGTGCCACTGCTATAACAATGTTTATATCCCCCCTTTTGTTTGCTTTAGACGATTCACTGCCAGGAGAGTAAACCTAAACAGTATTCTTCTTCTGGCACCCACTCAGTGACAATGATTCAGGATAGTTGGAGGTTTTTGTGATGCTATCCTCTTTCCTCAAGATCTGAGAGTAAGAACAGAGGGAAAACAACCCCAGATGTTGTCATTTCCATAAAGTTCTGCATTAGATGTAAATCACCCTTCCAGAGTCGTCCCTTCCGCTCCTCACCCTTCCACCAATCCTTGCGTTCCGTTTGAGACTTTCCAGAGCAGAGTTAGAGAATTCCTCTGCTCTGCCTCGACTCCACATTCTCTTACAAAACACCAACACTGTGGAAACTTccttacacattgtcatatgGCATAAAGAGGGAGGGACTGGCTTGTGGAAAAGAGTTGGGCCTATGTAGAGCCCCTCCCCATCAATTATTATAAACATTTGCACAGGTAAGTCATTCTAGCATTTCACCCTCCATTCCACTCCACTCCTTGTCTATGCCATATTTGGATAAATTGACATTAGACATAGGCAGACTCACTGGACTGGGTCCTGCCCAGGTTTGGGGGCTGCGACAGGTGGGCCATGTCCTTTTTGCGGATCTCACAGATGGACTTCCTGCGGGCTTGCACACCTCGAATGGCAGCCTTGATTTTCCTCCAGCCCAGGTGGTTGAGCTCGGCGAGGTTAAGAATGACGCAGATACCACTCACCGCGAACATAAACACCAGGAAGACGGTCTTCTCAGTGGGCCGTGATACGTAGCACTCCACTTCCTTCAGGCAGGGGTAGCGGTCGCACTCGAAGATGCCTGGGACACTGAAGCCATATAGAAAGTACTGCCCTGCCAAGAAGCCTATTTCCAATGCATTGCGGAACACTACCTGGATTATGTAGAAGCGAGAGATGCCCTCTTGTCGACGTATCTTGGAGCTCTTGCCATGGAGGAGGCCTCTTGGTGCATTTGGGATCTCCTTCACCTCTAAGCAATCAGGTTCGTCTTTTCCTCCGCCACTGTCAGGGTGCTGCACCAAGATGCCATTGATGTTGCGCAGTTTGCGGGCTCCCTCACGGCTGTAGTCCCTCTCAGTTATTGGGTAGAGGAAAGAGTAGCGGCGGTCTCGCTGTTTGGCTGACTGATGCACTGAATAGGTGATGAAGCACAGGCTGGGTGTGCAAACAAGAATAATCTGGAAGACCCAGTATCGGATGTGGGAGATAGGGAAGGCCTTGTCGTAGCAGGCCTGGTTGCATCCTGGTTGGAGGGTGTTGCAGATGAACATGGTCTGCTCGTCCTCGTACACCGTCT is a window encoding:
- the LOC127422287 gene encoding gap junction delta-2 protein-like — protein: MGEWTILERLLEAAVQQHSTMIGRILLTVVVIFRILIVAIVGETVYEDEQTMFICNTLQPGCNQACYDKAFPISHIRYWVFQIILVCTPSLCFITYSVHQSAKQRDRRYSFLYPITERDYSREGARKLRNINGILVQHPDSGGGKDEPDCLEVKEIPNAPRGLLHGKSSKIRRQEGISRFYIIQVVFRNALEIGFLAGQYFLYGFSVPGIFECDRYPCLKEVECYVSRPTEKTVFLVFMFAVSGICVILNLAELNHLGWRKIKAAIRGVQARRKSICEIRKKDMAHLSQPPNLGRTQSSESAYV